The Ichthyobacterium seriolicida sequence TTGCCATTTGGTCGTTTTAGATTAAAAACTAAGGGTAGCAGTGGTGGGCATAATGGTCTTGGTAGTATAGAAGAGTTTTTAAACACTACAGAATATCCTAGGTTTAGGTTTGGGGTGGGTAATGATTTTCTAAAGGGCTCTCAGATAGATCACGTATTGGGTAAGTGGGATCTCCATGAGATAGAAGAATTAAAAGAGGGTGTCAAAAAATCTGTTTTAGCTGTAAAGAGTTTTTTAAAGTTTGGATTGTCAAAAACTATGAATGATTTTAATAAAAAAATGCTATGATTAG is a genomic window containing:
- the pth gene encoding aminoacyl-tRNA hydrolase produces the protein MRFLIVGLGNIGDKYSGTRHNIGFTILDEVAREFSSDFSVQKLGLISTFTYSSNSVVLLKPSTYMNMSGKSVRYWMGKKKIDLENILIITDDIFLPFGRFRLKTKGSSGGHNGLGSIEEFLNTTEYPRFRFGVGNDFLKGSQIDHVLGKWDLHEIEELKEGVKKSVLAVKSFLKFGLSKTMNDFNKKML